From bacterium:
TAGGGTCCATCTTCAGGAGCACTTCAAGAAGTCGATCGCGCCAATCCAGCTCCTCCACGCTGTCTTCTTCGGCCTGTCCTTCTTTAAGCTCTGCAATTTCCCTATCCAGGCGCCGAAGCTTTGGAACTAGACGCGCCATCTTCAATACTCTGCGCACTAGCTTGTTGGAGTCTGCTTCTTTGACTTTTTTGGCGCCAGTTGCAGTCAGGACCCATACGCCGCGGTCGGAGTTCTCAATAAACTTAGCATGCTTTAGCGCAGTCCGCGCCCAGGCTGCGCGGTAACCTACTTCGGTTTGGCTCCCCTTGCCGTGAGAAAAGTTTGCGAGTTCCTCCGAAAGACCAAGATCGGAGACAATCTCGTTCTCGATCCCATGGATCGAACCGCTCCCGCCGAGTCGATGTAATCCACGCAGGGTCGGCCCGATCA
This genomic window contains:
- a CDS encoding Mrr restriction system protein, with protein sequence IGPTLRGLHRLGGSGSIHGIENEIVSDLGLSEELANFSHGKGSQTEVGYRAAWARTALKHAKFIENSDRGVWVLTATGAKKVKEADSNKLVRRVLKMARLVPKLRRLDREIAELKEGQAEEDSVEELDWRDRLLEVLLKMDPIAFERLCQRLLRESGFLEVEVTRRSGDGGIDGHGTIRIGGLISFNVLFQSAGIEVPSKSDTALRALEIGQIAR